The segment ATGATAACTAAATAATCTGAACCAGTCCTACCGGCGCCAGACAAAAGAATTCCGATTAGACGCACGGACGGCAtggtgatagaaaaaaaaatatatatataattcctcaTTTacctgttttataattttctcccAATtagcatcaaattattttattgtgttttcaGAAGATGAATCCGGCGCAAGAATCGAGGATGACAGTTTTGTCGAGGACTCCAATTCCAACCCGAGCTACCAGGAAAAAGCAATTGTGGCGTCTTCAACCAAGAAAAGAGCTAAAGACGGCATCGAAGATCACCAACAACCTTACAGCAAGAGACACCACTGGGAAGTGGCGGGGGGCTACGGGAATTACGAAGATTGCACCCCCAGGCCTCTCAATGAGATGGACGAGGATTATCATTTCCTCATGAGTATTCTGCCGTCCGTCAGGAGGATCCGACAAGACAGGAAAACCAGTTTCAAGATGAAGGTGTTGCAGCTCATTTTGGAAGAAGAGAATGTGGAATCTGAAGGAACTTAGTGGTTAGGGGATGGGGATGAACACCTGcatcatatttataattgttgttgtacagttatattttatatcttcgaACCTTCATATCATGTATTTGCTCCTTTTGTCATATCATATACCTTAGCTCTCTTGCATCAGTGACTTGGCGTTTGTTTGTAAATATGAAGGGGTGTTGATTAATGGACTGCAACCctccttatttttttctttaatagtgATTCCCACCGTTTAATAGTGACTCTTACTTCTGAAGG is part of the Argiope bruennichi chromosome 10, qqArgBrue1.1, whole genome shotgun sequence genome and harbors:
- the LOC129988889 gene encoding uncharacterized protein LOC129988889 isoform X1, which gives rise to MNSETLIALVHSSPEIWDASHTNYSNKSKKLKAWVSIAEKLGVTVETAKSRWTNLRDLFRRELKKTLKVVKETGDPNAHEPRWRHFKSMLFLKDQIVKDDISSCLQYDESLYPQTILEDESGARIEDDSFVEDSNSNPSYQEKAIVASSTKKRAKDGIEDHQQPYSKRHHWEVAGGYGNYEDCTPRPLNEMDEDYHFLMSILPSVRRIRQDRKTSFKMKVLQLILEEENVESEGT
- the LOC129988889 gene encoding uncharacterized protein LOC129988889 isoform X2, translated to MPPKQKKNLTSFFEIKKTEEKCVKIETAKSRWTNLRDLFRRELKKTLKVVKETGDPNAHEPRWRHFKSMLFLKDQIVKDDISSCLQYDESLYPQTILEDESGARIEDDSFVEDSNSNPSYQEKAIVASSTKKRAKDGIEDHQQPYSKRHHWEVAGGYGNYEDCTPRPLNEMDEDYHFLMSILPSVRRIRQDRKTSFKMKVLQLILEEENVESEGT